In SAR324 cluster bacterium, a single window of DNA contains:
- a CDS encoding sulfite exporter TauE/SafE family protein, with amino-acid sequence MEFSWELVESILILLLAGSLAGIMAGMLGIGGGIILVPPLVFVFDLMQVSGVVISHLAIGTSLATIIATSLSSAKAHLKRGSVDQQLLKYSIIPTSLGAGFGGLLAGSLSGGVLAMIFGFMAVIVSVRMMIASKASNEIDHEPNRSLIGNLTGLTGIISAMVGIGGGAMNVPLMNMMGIKMHQAVGTSASMGFVIALPGTIGFIVSGWENPNLPEFSFGFIHWLAALCICLMTVILAPLGATISHRLNTKKLKQVFGIFLLVVAMRTLWRLWS; translated from the coding sequence ATGGAATTCTCTTGGGAGTTAGTTGAATCAATCCTGATTCTGCTGCTGGCTGGCTCGTTGGCTGGAATCATGGCTGGCATGTTGGGGATTGGAGGAGGAATCATTCTGGTGCCTCCTCTAGTCTTTGTGTTCGACCTTATGCAGGTATCTGGGGTTGTTATTTCCCATCTAGCAATTGGAACCTCGCTCGCAACAATCATTGCTACCTCTCTTTCTTCAGCAAAAGCACATCTTAAAAGGGGTTCTGTTGATCAACAACTCCTCAAGTATTCGATCATTCCAACATCTTTGGGTGCAGGTTTTGGAGGGTTATTAGCGGGCAGTCTCAGCGGAGGGGTACTAGCTATGATCTTTGGGTTTATGGCTGTTATTGTATCAGTTCGCATGATGATTGCCAGCAAAGCCTCCAATGAGATTGATCACGAACCAAATAGATCTTTGATTGGGAATCTTACAGGACTTACAGGGATCATTTCCGCTATGGTTGGGATTGGAGGAGGAGCTATGAACGTTCCGCTGATGAACATGATGGGCATCAAGATGCACCAAGCAGTTGGTACTTCAGCGAGTATGGGCTTTGTAATTGCCCTACCCGGAACAATTGGATTTATTGTCTCAGGATGGGAGAACCCAAATCTGCCTGAATTCTCTTTCGGCTTCATTCACTGGCTTGCTGCCCTTTGCATTTGTTTGATGACCGTAATCTTAGCTCCTCTAGGTGCAACAATTTCCCATCGGCTAAATACCAAGAAATTGAAACAGGTTTTCGGGATATTTCTGTTGGTCGTTGCGATGCGAACTCTTTGGCGACTTTGGTCCTAA